Below is a window of Pleurodeles waltl isolate 20211129_DDA chromosome 4_1, aPleWal1.hap1.20221129, whole genome shotgun sequence DNA.
CGCCCTCCAATCCGGTGCCTTGCACTGCTGTAAGTAATCCTTCCGCTCTCGTATTGGTTTCATCTGCTGCGCTGTTCTTTTGTCTTAGCAGGCCATGCACTCTCCCACAGCGTCTCTTAATGCAATGTGAGACTCTTATGCATTGCATTCCTTGTCCCTTCCCACAATTCTGTACTTGATTGAAGGTTTCATCCAACCCTGACCTGATTCATGACCCACAAGCGGGAGCGGCCACTATTGGTTTGCCGCAGGGGGTAGGCGCTGTGCCTTATTTGCCAATGGCGAAGTCTTTCAGCTGTTCATTTCCAGTCAGCTGTCTTCACACCAGCTGAAAATTCCAGCACTTCAGTCACCTTGTCTTCAGCTGAAATGCTTCCAACTGGGTTCACTGTCTGTTGGTTGTGTTTGGCTATTTTCCGGGTCATGCTGGGTGTTTTTTTGCTAGTGTGAGGCAAGAACTTGCCTGCTGCTGTACTACTATTTGTAACCATAATatacatgagtttttttttttttccatatctTTTTCTCCTTGAGTACAAGATGCCCTAACTGACTTGGCTGTGTATTGTCGTTAGACATGCAGCTCTATTAGCCATCACTGCTCTTATTAATGGACTGTAGCATCCCCTCTGTGCGGGTATGGGCCCAGCactcacaatgtgttttttttaatttttatttaaaaagggtCTGAGTGTTGGATTACATGGGCTGCTTGTTGTTTGTGATGTCAGTAATAGATTTTGGGGAAAGTGGTCATGAATATTTGCTTCTGCGCAAGAAACCTATTGACTGGCTCCTATCGTTTCCTGTACTATCCCAAGGTAGCTGGATCAGTTCATTCTCCTGTCGGAAGTAGAGTAGATCATGCCCTCAAGGTCTCCCTCTTTAACCCTAATTTCCTAatctctcttccccctccccccccctttcttcacgAAGCTCTTTCCCTCATAATTTCTCTTGTCTTCTCAATTATACCAGCTATCTCATGATCCATCGTGGCTTTTTCCACGAAACCTTGGGATAGTTAGGCCTCTAAGTACACCTGAAAGTTTTGTCCCCTTCTCGCCTCTATTGAGCCTCTTTCTGCAGTGCACATGCAGTATTTTATTTCCAAGTTGTATGACTTGTGAACTCGCGATTGGCTTCATGAAGCAGTGCAAGCACCACACGTGTCGCTTAGGGTAAGACATACCTTGATGAAGGTAGTCTTCTTAAAGACctttcaaacctctcccatggtgtgaTTTTAATctagagtattttttttaattcccataATCGAATATGCTCTCTTGGGAATGCTCTGTGAGCAAGGCACTTGAAACTGTATCTACATCTTTCAGGGAGCACCATAATATCTGAAAATGTATTGACCAACATGTTGCGCTTCCAGCTGCCTTGTTCCCACTTCTGTTTAATTCTCTGAAAATTGCATCAGACCGTGTATACTGAATAACAAACTTGTTCTAATCTGTCCCAAATCAACCTTCAAGGGCATCTTAATGTAAGAGTTCCATTAATACCGCAGCACCGTATATTGTAATTCTGGAGTACCTTTTGTGAGGTGAGCTTCAGAAAATTGATAAGATTACAGAATGGAATTCTATTGATATCAGAGTAATGCTAATAATGTAATGCATGGGATTGATTCTGCAATTCTTGTATAAAGACCAgcctccaatttttttttaaattggttacTTGTGACAAAACCAGTCAGTTTGTTCTGCAGCTGGGGGTAAAATTGAAGTGGCTGTTTTATAGCGCAAAACGAACTGTGGCTTCTGGGTGCGCCCCCCGCCCCTCTTATACTGGCTGTATAGTGGCAACCAGAAAGGAGATTCATggcatgtttatttttgcactcctagtaaagttagaatctttctgcaagTTTCTACATAGTCCCAGctactgcatttctttttttttaaactgattctAGTATCTTGAAACGGACATCTCGCAGCATTTTGATATCATTTTGCACTACAGATTTTGCTCGTTTGCAAACATGCTACCTTTTATACAAAAGGGCTACATACTAAAAAATTCAGTCGTTTGTGGTAACGAtgatggtgtgatcatgtattataatGAATACATTACCCTCGGCTGTAGAAAAGGATTTTGCAAGCCACCTTGGAGTTCTATAATCTTTTTAAAGGAACTCTGATTTATACCATGTTCCTCTATCCCGGGTAACCAcaaattttcccaggggccaacatTTTGGTCTTGATGTGCctgagggccacattgatgcccaCAGGATGGCAGATGGGGAAGcaatggcattcaggggtttgttggaggtaagatggatttaggggaagcaaagcatataaaTCTAATGTCTGAATTACAAAATATGATCGCATATAACCTAGGATTAATCCCAGCtttcccactttaccaaattgggtgatcctaggcaattgttgtaTTCCACGTTCCATCCTTTGTATGGGCGAGCACAAACTGCTCCGTCTattctgtaatctctttgggcaacgctaatagctctaactcaaacaaatgcgagacccgttgcattgaaaatgctggttcttcattatcacatatgaggacctctAAATACAAGCCTTCAGGATGTGCGGTGTACAAAATTTTAACGTGATGTctttaaaatgaaggtgttcctagtGTTTGTCGTGCAGGACAACTGTTACATCCTTTAACTCCAGttaacctgtaaataaatgctaacctgttaaactttttttttattattatttttttatattggtgCTGAGGTGAGTaagcagcagcccagtgctgctcttgaccaaggggctgcatgtaaaggtcaggagggccgcccTTTGAGTTTCACTGCTCTTTATGGTTATAGAACTCCTtggtaacttgcaatatccttttagtGTACTGCAGAGGGTACTTTATTGCATATGTAGTGTTGGACTTAAACAAatttaccatttcttgacattcattaACTTACTGACTGCCCTGTTACTATTTGTAGATAAGGAACAGAATGACTAAATATGTCCAAGTTAATTCTTTTTACACCTGGGGCAGGCCCTCTGACTGTAGAGGGGATAGGGTGTAGCTGGCTATGTGCAAATGTATGTTTCACATTGTGGAGACTATTTGAAAGGTTGGGTATATTTTTGCAAACTTTATCAGTGTATGAAAACTGTCTGAACACTTCATACGTTTTTCAATAGGGTATGAGAtgccattttaatttttaaaataagttGGTGTTGTATTACAACCTTAACTACGACAGCTGGCAGCTTTTGTTTAAAGACTTCTACCAATCTGACCAGTATTGGCCCCTTCAAAAAGCAACACTTGATTTGATCGGAGTACTTGGGTTTATTGTACGGCTAACCCCACTGCTGTTTTAGTATTCACTACCTTGTGGTTGATTGTGTTGCCagatttttactgtttttgtttgcattgcaggcggaTCAATGCAGTGGGCTTCAAGGATTCTTGATCTTCCACAGCTTTGGAGGTGGGACTGGCTCAGGTTTCACTTCCCTGTTGATGGAGCGTCTTTCAGTAGACTACGGCAAGAAGTCGAAGCTGGAGTTTTCGGTCTATCCTGCCCCAAGGATCTCCACTGCCGTAGTGGAGCCATACAACTCCATTCTGACCACCCACACAACTCTAGAGCATTCAGACTGTGCTTTCATGGTGGACAATGAGgccatttatgacatttgcaatcgGAACCTTGACATTGAACGCCCTACTTACACCAACCTTAATAGGCTAATAGGACAGATTGTCTCTTCTATTACAGCTTCCCTCAGGTTTGACGGTGCCCTAAATGTTGACCTTACAGAGTTTCAAACTAATTTAGTACCTTATCCCAGAATCCACTTCCCTTTGGTCACCTACTCCCCAATTATATCTGCAGAAAAGGCCTACCACGAGCAGCTGTCTGTGCCAGAGATCACCAATGCCTGCTTCGAATATGCGAACCAGATGGTGAAATGTGATCCTAGGCGTGGCAAGTATATGGCCTGCTGCTTGCTCTATCGTGGCGATGTAGTGCCCAAAGATGTCAATGCAGCCATAGCTGCAATCAAGACAAGGAGGTCCATCCAGTTTGTGGACTGGTGTCCCACTGGGTTCAAGGTGGGCATCAACTACCAACCCCCTACTGTGGTCCCCGGAGGAGACCTGGCTAAAGTCCAGCGGGCAGTCTGCATGTTGAGTAACACAACTGCGATTGCTGAAGCATGGGCCCGGCTTGACCACAAGTTTGACTTGATGTATTCCAAAAGGGCCTTTGTGCACTGGTATGTTGGGGAGGGCATGGAGGAGGGAGAGTTTTCTGAAGCACGGGAGGATTTGGCTGCACTTGAGAAAGATTATGAAGAAGTGGGGACAGATTCGgctgacggggtggaggaggatgaagatgagttTTAAGTAATGCACATTGGCCTTGTATGCTTAATGGGAAGACCTGCTTGGGAAAAAGATGAGGCCGAATGTTAGATTGAACCTATAATCCCTTTAAAGGGTCCAATCAGTCCAGTTAATATGGCCTAACTTAAAGCTATGAACCTGCCCAGAAGATAGCACTTGTCAAGCTGGCATTTCCGTAATGCTAGCTCAACGTAAGCTCCATCATTGACTGCctagtttatttaagggaagactaatacctttttgtaaaaaaataaactatgaagatgcaatttttttgtttctctttcatttacccatttgatttgtgtggtgttaaACTAGTTAATGATCTCCTGAGATGCACTATCTAGATAGCCCTCTTCCACTAGTGCGGTGACATTTGTGAGCAGGTTTAAGTCTGAAGTCGCTCCTGTTGATGCTATCCATTATTTTTAACGACCTATTTACactttttgctgcattcaagtgaaGAGTTGGACATTTTCACAATGTCTCAATGTAGGCATCCTGTTGTCCCTCATGTCAACACAACCTCTAGGAGGCACTGGAGAAGATGGGAGCAGGGGTTAAGGAGGGACTAGGGTGGGATAATGACTATCTAGTGGAGTTTTCTATGgtctttctttcactttttttttaaccaaatatttcATAAAGCCTTAACCATGATGGACCAAAACATACATCAATAGTTTCTG
It encodes the following:
- the LOC138288078 gene encoding tubulin alpha-1 chain-like, whose translation is MRECISVHVGQAGVQMGNACWELYCLEHGLMPDGIICEVKSLGQADSSFGTFFSETGSGKHVPRAVFIDLEPTVIDEIRTGTYRTLFHPEQLITGKEDAANNYARGHYTIGKEIVDSVLDRVRKMADQCSGLQGFLIFHSFGGGTGSGFTSLLMERLSVDYGKKSKLEFSVYPAPRISTAVVEPYNSILTTHTTLEHSDCAFMVDNEAIYDICNRNLDIERPTYTNLNRLIGQIVSSITASLRFDGALNVDLTEFQTNLVPYPRIHFPLVTYSPIISAEKAYHEQLSVPEITNACFEYANQMVKCDPRRGKYMACCLLYRGDVVPKDVNAAIAAIKTRRSIQFVDWCPTGFKVGINYQPPTVVPGGDLAKVQRAVCMLSNTTAIAEAWARLDHKFDLMYSKRAFVHWYVGEGMEEGEFSEAREDLAALEKDYEEVGTDSADGVEEDEDEF